The following proteins are co-located in the Hippoglossus stenolepis isolate QCI-W04-F060 chromosome 23, HSTE1.2, whole genome shotgun sequence genome:
- the zgc:194312 gene encoding odorant receptor 131-2 — protein MSVNSTEATAAAGRDYTCVRFYVSTVSFSVLLFFNLLINWTILREERLRTCVRFVLVFQLLVSALLHLGMSSVFYSQLHLDARPGRTACLLMVTVLISSASCILLTLTVMALDRYCAVCHPMRYTDTCTAGHWPWLLGALTWMVALVIPLSLLLQPSREDNHHGKCGTEQLRRGGLQKMLFIGLCTMLILYSYVRILVEGRRLGVLNRRNRAGCRTIALHGTQLAVYLLPSFVSFVLTTLHKHDLIRTQTREMSAVVTFAFFSLAQCVAPIVYGLRKEELLEKLSYRFPCCSRYLKSVLGWTVRGSWLPPHHRARYDPYRERTHTAQTIISQEVPQVPEEEEEEEEEEMKPVSVRSSSHDSHSCQGDMDNA, from the exons ATGTCAGTGAACAGCACCGAGGCGACAGCAGCGGCGGGGAGGGACTACACCTGTGTGCGCTTCTACGTGTCCACCGTCTCCTTCTCggttctcctcttcttcaaccTCCTCATCAACTGGACCATCTTGCGCGAGGAGCGGCTCCGGACCTGTGTGCGCTTCGTGCTGGTCTTCCAGCTGCTGGTGTCGGCTCTGCTCCACCTGGGCATGAGCAGCGTCTTCTACTCCCAGCTGCACCTTGACGCGCGGCCGGGGCGCACCGCCTGCCTGCTCATGGTGACCGTCCTGATCAGCAGCGCCTCCTGCATCCTCCTGACGCTCACGGTGATGGCGCTGGACCGCTACTGCGCCGTGTGCCACCCGATGCGCTACACCGACACCTGCACCGCGGGGCACTGGCCCTGGCTGCTGGGTGCGCTCACCTGGATGGTGGCGCTGGTCATCcccctcagcctgctcctccAGCCGAGCCGAGAGGACAACCACCACGGGAAGTGTGGCACGGAGCAGCTGAGGAGAGGCGGCCTGCAGAAGATGCTGTTCATCGGGCTGTGCACGATGCTGATTCTGTACAGCTATGTGCGCATACTGGTGGAGGGGCGGAGGTTAGGGGTGCTCAATCGGCGCAACCGTGCCGGGTGTCGGACCATCGCCCTGCACGGCACCCAGCTGGCCGTGTACCTCCTCCCCAGCTTCGTGAGCTTCGTGCTGACGACGCTGCACAAGCACGATCTGATCCGGACGCAGACCCGAGAGATGTCCGCGGTGGTCACCTTCGCCTTCTTCAGCCTGGCGCAGTGCGTCGCGCCAATTGTTTACGGTTTGCGCAAAGAGGAACTCCTGGAGAAGTTGAGCTACAGGTTCCCCTGCTGCTCCCGGTACCTGAAGAGTGTCCTGGGCTGGACGGTGCGAGGCAGCTGGTTACCCCCCCACCACAGAGCACGGTACGACCCCTACAG ggAGCGAACACACACAGCCCAGACGATCATCTCCCAAGAGGTTCCACAAgtcccagaggaggaggaggaggaggaggaggaggaaatgaagcCAGTGTCAGTCAGGAGTTCCTCACATGACTCCCACTCATGTCAGGGTGATATGGACAATGCCTGA